One genomic window of Rhizobium sp. Pop5 includes the following:
- a CDS encoding membrane protein: MRIRTTIMLAGSLAISACQSGTTSQAVSDRNSEFGCIAGTVGGAIVGGLIGSTIGAGTGQVLAIGGGIAGGGFVGNRLTCK, from the coding sequence ATGCGCATTCGCACAACCATCATGCTGGCGGGAAGCCTGGCCATTTCAGCCTGTCAGTCCGGGACAACGTCACAGGCCGTCTCGGATCGGAATTCTGAATTCGGATGTATTGCCGGCACCGTCGGCGGCGCGATCGTCGGCGGTCTGATCGGCAGCACGATCGGGGCCGGCACCGGCCAGGTGCTCGCCATCGGCGGCGGCATAGCCGGCGGCGGTTTCGTCGGCAATCGCCTGACTTGCAAATGA
- a CDS encoding TetR/AcrR family transcriptional regulator, protein MVQNHEIEKRPRGRPQIRCDDDTRSVIIEAANRQFHENGYAAASIAAIAQEAGVSTKTLYRLFPTKADLFSEMIIERTGRFLMSLDPGTLAVADLRQGLERMLMAYGMLTLSLDTITVTRLVISESDRFPEIATTFYEKAIVRTNALMEDWLRRQIDRGLIALDDPHAACGMLRGMMIMEPQRAAMLRQQQPPGIEEIAARAKMCANLFLKGCAL, encoded by the coding sequence ATGGTCCAAAATCACGAAATCGAGAAGAGGCCGCGAGGACGACCGCAAATCCGCTGCGATGACGATACGAGAAGCGTGATCATCGAGGCGGCCAACCGGCAATTCCACGAGAATGGTTATGCGGCGGCAAGCATCGCCGCGATCGCGCAGGAGGCGGGTGTTTCGACCAAGACGCTCTATCGGCTGTTTCCGACCAAGGCGGATCTCTTTTCCGAAATGATCATCGAGCGGACGGGGCGCTTCCTCATGTCGCTCGATCCCGGAACGCTTGCCGTAGCGGACCTCAGGCAAGGGTTGGAGCGCATGCTGATGGCCTATGGCATGCTGACGCTCTCACTGGACACCATCACCGTGACCCGGCTCGTCATCAGCGAGTCCGACCGTTTTCCCGAGATCGCCACCACCTTCTATGAGAAAGCGATCGTCAGGACCAACGCGCTGATGGAAGACTGGCTGCGCAGACAGATCGATCGCGGACTGATCGCGCTCGACGATCCACATGCCGCCTGCGGGATGCTCCGTGGGATGATGATCATGGAACCGCAGCGCGCAGCGATGCTGCGCCAGCAACAGCCGCCGGGGATCGAGGAGATCGCCGCGAGGGCGAAGATGTGCGCAAATCTGTTCCTGAAGGGTTGCGCGCTCTGA
- the uxuA gene encoding mannonate dehydratase, with the protein MRQGWRWFGPEAPVTLDDVRQTGATNIVSSLHQVPIGQAWTEKEVRERQSLIETTPGDRSPLVWSVVESIPIPDAVKRKGGEAKAEIEAWIASLEAVAACGIPIVCYNFMPVVDWTRTDLDFVTPTGATAMRFDHERFAAFDLFILERPDATQQYSEEDRERARVVYEAMSEEEVADLTRIIASALPGSTTEPLTIPAFREKLVAYSGIDAARLRRHLIEFLEAVTPAAEARGVKLTLHPDDPPRSLFGLPRIASTAEDYAALFDAVPSAANGMCYCTGSLGVRADNDLPAIARRFASRIHFAHLRATTREGDGRTFHESAHLEGDVDMVAVLRELVAEDRRRSAENTIVFRSDHGHRMLDDLDKTVTPGYPAIGRMRGLAELRGILHALDAPPT; encoded by the coding sequence ATGCGGCAGGGTTGGAGATGGTTTGGGCCGGAAGCGCCGGTTACGCTGGATGATGTCAGGCAAACGGGCGCGACCAACATCGTTTCGTCACTGCACCAGGTGCCGATCGGCCAGGCCTGGACGGAGAAGGAAGTGCGTGAACGCCAGTCTCTGATCGAGACGACGCCTGGCGACCGGTCGCCGCTCGTCTGGTCAGTCGTCGAAAGCATCCCGATTCCCGATGCCGTCAAGCGCAAGGGCGGAGAGGCGAAGGCCGAAATCGAGGCGTGGATCGCCAGCCTCGAAGCGGTTGCCGCCTGCGGCATCCCGATCGTCTGCTATAATTTCATGCCTGTCGTCGACTGGACCCGCACCGACCTTGATTTCGTGACGCCGACGGGGGCCACCGCGATGCGCTTCGATCATGAGCGTTTCGCTGCCTTCGACCTCTTCATTCTGGAACGGCCGGATGCGACGCAGCAATATTCCGAGGAGGATCGAGAACGGGCGCGTGTCGTCTACGAGGCCATGTCCGAGGAGGAGGTCGCCGACCTCACCCGCATCATCGCCTCGGCTCTGCCCGGCTCGACGACCGAGCCCCTTACCATTCCGGCCTTCAGGGAAAAGCTCGTCGCCTACAGCGGCATCGATGCCGCAAGACTGCGCCGGCACCTGATCGAATTCCTCGAAGCCGTGACGCCGGCCGCAGAAGCACGCGGCGTCAAGCTGACGCTGCATCCCGACGATCCGCCGCGCTCGCTCTTCGGCCTGCCTCGCATCGCCTCGACCGCCGAGGATTATGCCGCTCTCTTCGATGCGGTGCCGTCGGCGGCGAACGGGATGTGTTATTGCACTGGCAGCCTCGGCGTACGCGCCGATAACGACCTGCCGGCGATCGCCCGGCGGTTCGCTTCGCGCATCCACTTCGCTCATCTACGCGCAACGACGCGTGAAGGCGACGGTCGGACGTTCCACGAAAGCGCGCATCTGGAAGGTGATGTCGACATGGTCGCGGTTCTCCGCGAACTGGTTGCGGAAGACCGCCGCCGCAGCGCGGAAAACACCATCGTCTTCCGCTCGGACCATGGCCACCGCATGCTCGACGATCTCGACAAAACGGTCACGCCCGGCTACCCCGCCATTGGCCGCATGCGCGGCCTTGCCGAGCTTCGTGGCATCCTGCATGCGCTGGATGCCCCGCCGACCTGA
- a CDS encoding GntR family transcriptional regulator has translation MPIASAVFVNPASQDVGGKLRRITTAGAIYERLHADIVSLRMPPGMPLQEKRIAEDFGVSRTPVREALLRLSESGLVDIYPQSSTIVSRVPVSAIPEAVVVRKALEGVTVETAALTATVADIARLDAIIARQQAHSAAGNVSSFHEEDEAFHEAVAEIAGYPGIWAILKTVKVQIDRARRLTLPALGRAENVVREHTIIRDALAAHDGAAARDAMIHHLSAVIPDVDELRSRYPDYFC, from the coding sequence ATGCCAATAGCATCAGCAGTCTTCGTAAATCCGGCATCGCAGGATGTTGGCGGGAAGCTGCGCCGTATCACGACGGCTGGCGCCATCTACGAGCGCCTGCATGCCGATATCGTCTCGCTCAGGATGCCACCCGGCATGCCGTTGCAGGAAAAACGGATCGCCGAGGATTTCGGGGTCAGTCGCACGCCGGTGCGCGAGGCTTTGCTCAGGCTTTCCGAAAGCGGGCTGGTCGACATCTATCCGCAGTCCAGTACCATCGTGTCGCGGGTGCCGGTCTCGGCGATTCCCGAGGCGGTGGTGGTACGCAAGGCGCTTGAAGGCGTAACCGTGGAGACCGCGGCCCTCACGGCCACCGTCGCCGATATCGCCCGCCTCGATGCCATCATCGCCCGCCAGCAGGCGCATTCGGCGGCCGGCAATGTCTCGAGTTTCCATGAGGAGGACGAGGCTTTCCACGAGGCGGTCGCTGAGATCGCAGGATATCCGGGTATTTGGGCCATACTGAAGACGGTCAAGGTGCAGATCGACCGGGCTCGACGGCTGACGCTGCCTGCGCTCGGACGCGCGGAAAATGTGGTGCGAGAACACACAATCATCCGTGATGCGCTTGCCGCACATGATGGGGCGGCGGCACGCGATGCGATGATCCATCACTTAAGCGCCGTCATTCCTGACGTCGATGAATTGCGGTCGCGTTACCCCGATTATTTCTGCTGA
- a CDS encoding EF-hand domain-containing protein, with protein sequence MKTLALVTAVILCQYADALAQQPASQQPASMYQGQMDRLDANSSKTVDRSEYEAFMGTAFGNLDKNKDGSLQAGETAQILTVEQFTLTDTNRDGRISKSEFMQRVMADFATADRDQNGNLQ encoded by the coding sequence ATGAAAACCTTGGCTTTGGTGACGGCAGTCATATTGTGTCAATATGCCGATGCACTCGCCCAGCAGCCCGCATCCCAGCAACCCGCCTCGATGTATCAGGGGCAGATGGACCGGCTCGACGCCAACTCCAGCAAGACGGTCGATCGTTCCGAATATGAAGCCTTCATGGGCACGGCCTTCGGAAATCTCGACAAGAACAAGGACGGCAGCCTGCAGGCCGGCGAAACGGCGCAAATCCTGACCGTCGAGCAATTCACCCTGACGGATACGAACCGCGATGGGCGCATCAGCAAGAGCGAGTTCATGCAACGGGTGATGGCCGATTTCGCAACGGCGGACCGGGATCAGAACGGCAATCTTCAATAA
- a CDS encoding DUF6665 family protein, with protein sequence MSVRPPQSFRQSQQDRNGFNVLEYELMSERADSLGRHGLKVEAALAALKAWTGERQSAGERERLLNEASDAVWAFFIQREICGLRNNRDAIQRYEIPNEVIARLGAMRK encoded by the coding sequence ATGAGCGTTCGCCCGCCGCAGTCTTTCAGACAATCCCAGCAGGACAGGAACGGCTTCAACGTACTCGAATACGAGTTGATGTCGGAACGCGCCGATTCACTCGGGCGTCACGGGCTGAAGGTGGAGGCCGCACTCGCCGCCCTGAAAGCCTGGACTGGCGAGCGCCAGAGCGCCGGGGAACGCGAGAGACTTCTCAATGAAGCCTCCGATGCGGTCTGGGCATTCTTCATCCAGCGTGAGATCTGCGGATTGAGAAACAACCGCGACGCCATTCAGCGCTATGAAATTCCGAATGAAGTGATCGCGAGATTGGGCGCGATGCGGAAGTAA
- a CDS encoding O-antigen ligase translates to MIEALYPGNGARNALDRNNGISVFLFAMLPGLSPNGNSIILTVSMVWAIFCLVTRRFSLNLSKSDRLVAIGMSIYPLVMITSIFINPQPLEGLGWIIRLLPFFSVWLILPRMRQSADGRLVPLFILGAGIGMIITFFLSVWQIQFGFDRAEGGTTNAALLGVIGVLFAGIALLNLQSPKKTEQRVAVLGYAAGLGCVLLSGARSAWLVIPVHAIIFLWYFSRHRFHFSLRSLAITGSLLLFGLLALSSAQILNRIQTFQDNLATLDRSDGDVTSLSARLTLYKGALSAIAKDPFTGYGPQNRMSTVLAEVPDGIRQQVSYTHVHNGFLTAAIDAGVLGPAALSLMLLTPVVGAWRKEAGPGRDIAIALALLLATSYTITGSFGIMFGQKALDPIFAFIVALICVDRGSTHFAPVVRS, encoded by the coding sequence ATGATAGAAGCGCTCTATCCCGGGAATGGGGCAAGGAATGCACTCGATCGAAACAATGGCATTTCGGTCTTTCTGTTTGCAATGCTTCCGGGTCTTTCGCCAAACGGGAATTCCATCATCCTCACCGTATCGATGGTGTGGGCCATCTTCTGTCTGGTGACGCGCCGTTTTTCCCTGAACCTGTCGAAATCCGACCGCCTGGTCGCCATCGGCATGTCGATCTACCCGCTGGTGATGATTACGAGCATATTCATCAATCCGCAACCCCTGGAAGGGCTCGGCTGGATTATCAGACTTCTGCCTTTCTTTTCGGTCTGGCTGATATTGCCGCGGATGCGCCAATCCGCGGACGGCCGCCTTGTGCCGCTCTTCATCCTCGGAGCAGGCATCGGCATGATCATCACCTTCTTCTTGAGTGTGTGGCAGATCCAGTTCGGTTTCGATCGGGCAGAAGGCGGCACGACGAACGCTGCCTTGCTGGGGGTCATCGGCGTGCTCTTCGCCGGCATTGCGCTTCTCAACCTTCAATCTCCCAAGAAAACCGAGCAAAGAGTAGCCGTCCTTGGCTATGCCGCCGGTCTAGGCTGCGTTCTGCTTTCAGGAGCCCGGTCGGCCTGGCTGGTCATCCCTGTCCACGCCATCATCTTTCTCTGGTATTTCAGCAGGCATCGTTTCCATTTCAGTTTGCGCAGCCTAGCCATCACGGGCTCCCTGTTGTTGTTTGGACTTCTCGCTCTAAGCAGCGCACAGATCCTGAACCGCATTCAAACATTTCAAGACAATCTGGCCACGCTTGACCGCAGCGATGGTGACGTTACATCGCTCAGCGCACGGCTCACCCTCTATAAGGGCGCCCTGTCGGCAATCGCCAAGGATCCGTTTACCGGCTATGGCCCGCAAAACCGGATGAGTACCGTTCTGGCAGAGGTTCCCGATGGCATAAGGCAGCAGGTGAGCTATACCCATGTCCACAACGGTTTTCTGACCGCGGCGATCGACGCCGGCGTCCTTGGTCCGGCCGCGCTTTCACTTATGCTCCTGACGCCCGTGGTCGGCGCGTGGAGGAAGGAAGCAGGACCAGGCCGGGATATTGCCATCGCGCTCGCTCTCCTGCTAGCGACAAGCTACACCATCACCGGCAGCTTTGGCATCATGTTCGGCCAGAAGGCATTGGATCCGATCTTCGCCTTTATCGTCGCCCTGATCTGCGTGGATCGCGGCAGCACGCATTTTGCTCCTGTCGTTCGGAGTTGA
- a CDS encoding DUF1328 domain-containing protein, translating to MLYYALVFLVVALIAGVLGFGGIAGASASIAQVLFFIFLVLFVVSLVMRFMRRV from the coding sequence ATGCTTTACTACGCTTTGGTATTTCTCGTCGTGGCCTTGATTGCCGGCGTCCTCGGATTTGGCGGCATCGCTGGGGCTTCAGCTTCCATCGCCCAGGTTCTGTTCTTCATTTTCCTGGTGCTGTTCGTCGTATCGCTCGTCATGCGCTTCATGCGAAGAGTATAG
- a CDS encoding aldose 1-epimerase family protein produces MPASIRIGNQDLTVDVSSLGAEMQALTSSDGRSWLWTGDAAFWTGRSPILFPIVGKAPDDKVAIDGTVYPMAQHGFARRSEFTLATSTATMCRYELAASESTRAVYPFDFLLAVEHAVEGRALTVSAEVTNRDRKTMPFGLGFHSAFAWPLPGATGRAHIITLDNQGEPELVRLAGGLINPAALPSPFHAGRLVLDHAMFEQDAMIFPKGAGGGLRYGAEGGPSLRFRFENLPNLALWTKPGAPFLCVEPWHGTAAQAGASSELSQRPSTTLLAPGAVARFAFTVEIGQ; encoded by the coding sequence ATGCCAGCCTCAATCCGGATCGGCAATCAGGATCTCACCGTCGATGTCTCCTCCCTCGGCGCCGAGATGCAGGCGCTTACATCAAGCGACGGACGCTCCTGGCTATGGACGGGCGACGCCGCCTTCTGGACCGGACGCTCGCCGATCCTGTTTCCGATCGTCGGCAAGGCGCCGGACGACAAGGTTGCGATCGATGGCACGGTCTATCCGATGGCTCAGCATGGTTTTGCCCGCCGCAGCGAGTTTACCCTCGCGACGTCGACGGCAACGATGTGCCGGTATGAGCTGGCCGCCTCGGAGAGTACCCGGGCGGTCTATCCATTCGATTTTCTGCTGGCCGTGGAGCATGCGGTGGAAGGCCGGGCGCTGACGGTCAGCGCCGAGGTGACCAACCGCGACCGGAAGACAATGCCCTTCGGGCTTGGATTCCACTCCGCCTTCGCCTGGCCGTTGCCCGGCGCTACCGGGCGCGCCCACATCATCACGCTCGACAATCAGGGCGAGCCGGAGCTCGTGCGGCTGGCGGGCGGCCTTATCAACCCCGCAGCGCTGCCTTCGCCGTTCCATGCCGGACGTCTGGTTCTGGATCACGCGATGTTCGAGCAGGATGCGATGATCTTCCCCAAGGGTGCGGGCGGAGGGCTGCGCTACGGCGCCGAAGGCGGGCCGAGCCTGCGGTTCCGCTTCGAAAACCTGCCCAACCTCGCTCTCTGGACCAAGCCGGGCGCGCCCTTCCTCTGCGTCGAGCCATGGCATGGCACGGCTGCGCAAGCCGGGGCTTCGAGCGAGCTGTCGCAGCGGCCTTCGACGACGCTGCTTGCACCGGGCGCTGTTGCGCGTTTCGCCTTCACGGTCGAGATCGGCCAGTAG
- a CDS encoding HlyD family secretion protein translates to MSIKTLQALNNNAPVTETTAEAAPATLDAGNTPRIVEAAAVLEPPARKRRGRGLLLGATAIALVATASYYGHSYWTAGRFEISTDDAYVKADNTTVAPKVSGYIAEVLVSDNQMVKAGQPLARIDDRDFRAALDQAKADVAAAEATLNAKQASLDIQQSTIAAARATVEVDKANETFAEQNNKRYANLATSGYAPVQTAQLAASAIAAAQATIVRDNAALDAAVKQVDLLNAELAQAKATLAHDQAVQHQAELNLSYATITAPVDGTVGNRTLRVGQYVQAGTQLMSVVPTSAVYVIANYKETQLTDVRAGQRVDIEVDTFPGRIYRGRVDSLAPASGQEFALLPPDNATGNFTKVVQRIPVKIVLDGEAAKGDLRPGMSVQPSIDTKADADRS, encoded by the coding sequence ATGTCCATCAAAACGCTGCAGGCTCTGAACAATAACGCGCCTGTCACGGAAACCACGGCGGAAGCCGCGCCGGCAACCCTTGATGCCGGCAACACGCCACGCATTGTCGAAGCTGCCGCCGTTTTGGAGCCTCCCGCCCGTAAGCGCCGTGGCCGCGGACTGTTGCTGGGTGCGACCGCCATCGCCCTAGTCGCCACCGCCAGCTATTACGGCCATAGTTACTGGACCGCCGGCCGCTTCGAGATTTCCACCGACGACGCCTATGTGAAGGCCGACAATACGACCGTCGCACCAAAGGTTTCGGGCTACATCGCGGAAGTGCTCGTCAGCGACAACCAGATGGTCAAGGCGGGTCAGCCGCTCGCACGTATCGATGATCGCGATTTCCGTGCCGCTCTCGATCAGGCCAAGGCCGATGTCGCCGCCGCCGAGGCGACGCTCAATGCCAAGCAGGCCTCGCTGGATATTCAGCAGTCGACGATTGCCGCGGCTCGCGCCACAGTCGAGGTCGACAAGGCAAACGAGACCTTCGCGGAACAGAACAACAAGCGTTACGCCAATCTCGCCACCAGCGGTTATGCGCCGGTTCAGACGGCGCAACTGGCCGCTTCCGCCATCGCCGCCGCCCAGGCGACGATTGTACGCGACAATGCTGCCCTCGATGCCGCCGTCAAGCAGGTCGATCTTCTCAATGCCGAACTCGCCCAGGCGAAGGCAACGCTCGCCCATGACCAGGCCGTCCAGCATCAGGCTGAACTGAACCTCTCCTATGCAACGATTACCGCCCCTGTCGACGGGACCGTCGGTAACCGGACGCTGCGGGTCGGCCAGTATGTCCAGGCGGGTACACAGCTGATGTCGGTTGTACCCACGAGCGCGGTCTATGTGATCGCCAACTACAAGGAAACGCAGCTGACCGATGTTCGCGCTGGCCAGCGGGTGGATATCGAGGTCGATACTTTCCCGGGCCGCATCTATCGGGGCCGTGTCGACAGCCTTGCTCCGGCAAGCGGTCAGGAATTCGCGCTTCTACCTCCCGACAACGCGACCGGCAACTTCACCAAGGTCGTTCAGCGCATTCCGGTCAAGATCGTGCTGGACGGCGAAGCCGCCAAAGGCGACTTGCGACCCGGCATGTCCGTTCAGCCGAGCATCGACACCAAGGCCGATGCCGACCGCAGTTAA
- a CDS encoding DHA2 family efflux MFS transporter permease subunit: protein MSTIAATAAPISQPGAGTKEWIAVLAGMIGAFMAILNIQITNASLLDIEGGIGTGVDNGAWISTSYLIGEIVVIPLTAYFSNVFSFRRYILVNSILFPLFSMACAFAHDLGTMILLRGLQGFAGGVLIPMAFTMVLTKLPKSQQPLGLAIFALSVTFAPAIGPTIGGYLTENYGWQTIFFINTIPSLIMAAALALTLEKQPMQLHLLKEGDWAGIFTMAIGLSALQTVLEEGNKDDWFSSPFIIKLSIVAFVFLAAFIWIELTVKKPLVKLRLLTQRNFGIGVLVNVLVGVALFGTVYILPQYLGQVQRYNAEQIGNVLAWTGLPQLLLIPLVPVLMKRFDARYIGFLGISIFAISCFMNIMLSADNAGDQFWIPNIVRAIGQALVLTPITAITTAGIAPSDAAAASGLTNMLRNLGGAVGTASLGTILTKREQFHSNIIGQSISLSRDEVRDRLGKLTGYFIQHGVTDPAVASQKAVVAIGQVVKRQALILGFSDTFAVIGVVLAVAAVALLLTKRPQAGGGAGVH from the coding sequence ATGTCCACTATCGCAGCAACAGCCGCCCCCATATCGCAGCCGGGCGCCGGCACCAAGGAATGGATCGCCGTTCTCGCCGGCATGATCGGCGCCTTCATGGCGATCCTCAACATCCAGATCACCAACGCCTCTCTCCTCGACATCGAGGGCGGCATCGGCACGGGCGTCGACAACGGCGCCTGGATTTCGACATCCTACCTGATCGGCGAGATAGTCGTTATTCCGCTGACGGCCTATTTCAGCAATGTCTTCTCGTTCCGCCGCTATATCCTCGTCAACTCCATCCTCTTCCCCCTGTTTTCGATGGCCTGTGCCTTCGCCCACGATCTCGGCACGATGATCTTGTTGCGTGGCCTGCAGGGCTTTGCAGGCGGCGTGCTGATCCCCATGGCGTTCACCATGGTTCTCACCAAGCTGCCGAAGAGCCAGCAGCCGCTCGGCCTTGCCATCTTCGCCCTGTCGGTCACTTTCGCTCCGGCCATCGGCCCGACCATCGGCGGTTACCTGACCGAGAATTACGGCTGGCAAACGATCTTCTTCATCAACACGATCCCGAGCCTCATCATGGCGGCGGCTCTCGCGCTGACGCTGGAAAAGCAGCCGATGCAGCTTCATCTTCTGAAGGAAGGCGACTGGGCCGGCATCTTTACCATGGCGATCGGCCTCTCGGCGCTGCAGACAGTGCTGGAAGAAGGCAACAAGGACGACTGGTTCTCTTCGCCCTTCATCATCAAGCTCAGCATCGTCGCCTTCGTCTTTCTCGCTGCCTTCATCTGGATCGAGCTGACGGTCAAGAAGCCGTTGGTCAAGCTGCGGCTGCTCACCCAGCGCAATTTCGGTATCGGCGTGCTGGTCAACGTTCTGGTCGGCGTCGCGCTCTTCGGTACAGTCTATATCCTGCCGCAATATCTCGGCCAGGTGCAGCGTTATAATGCCGAGCAGATCGGCAACGTGCTCGCCTGGACCGGCCTGCCGCAGCTGTTGCTCATTCCGCTTGTGCCTGTTCTCATGAAGCGTTTCGACGCCCGCTATATCGGCTTCCTCGGCATCTCGATCTTTGCGATCAGCTGCTTCATGAACATCATGCTTTCGGCTGACAATGCCGGCGACCAGTTCTGGATCCCGAATATTGTCCGTGCCATCGGCCAGGCCCTGGTGCTGACGCCGATCACCGCTATCACGACGGCCGGCATTGCTCCATCAGATGCCGCCGCCGCCTCTGGCCTCACCAACATGCTGCGCAATCTTGGCGGCGCGGTCGGCACCGCTTCGCTCGGCACCATCCTGACGAAGCGCGAACAGTTCCATTCTAATATCATCGGCCAGTCGATCTCGCTGAGCCGTGACGAAGTTCGCGATCGCCTGGGCAAGCTTACCGGCTACTTCATCCAGCATGGCGTCACCGATCCGGCTGTCGCATCGCAGAAGGCGGTCGTCGCGATCGGTCAGGTCGTCAAGCGCCAGGCATTGATCCTGGGCTTCAGCGATACTTTTGCTGTCATCGGCGTGGTGCTTGCAGTGGCGGCGGTTGCCCTGCTCCTCACCAAAAGGCCGCAGGCCGGCGGCGGTGCGGGCGTCCATTGA
- a CDS encoding ABC-F family ATP-binding cassette domain-containing protein, whose product MIRIENISKQLSHRILFIEASAALNKGEKIGLVGPNGAGKTTIFRMINGEEQPDEGQVSCEKGVTIGYFNQDVGEMAGHSAVAEVMNGAGPVSIVAAELRELEAAMVDPDRAGDMEEIIERYGEVQARYEELDGYALDGRAREVLAGLSFSQEMMDGDVGALSGGWKMRVALARILLMRPDVMLLDEPSNHLDLESLIWLEEFLKGYEGALLMTSHDREFMNRIVNKILEIDAGSLTSYSGDYEFYEQQRAQNEKQQQAQFERQQAMLAKEIKFIERFKARASHASQVQSRVKKLEKIDRVEPPKRRQSVAFEFQPAPRSGEDVVNLKNVHKKYGSRSIYEGLDFMVRRRERWCIMGINGAGKSTLLKLVTGTTAPDQGSVALGASVKMGYFAQHAMDILDGERTVFQSLEDRFPQAGQGPLRALAGCFGFSGDDVEKRCRVLSGGEKARLVMAMMLFDPPNLLVLDEPTNHLDLDTKEMLIKALSQYEGTMLFVSHDRHFLAALSNRVLELTPDGIHQYGGGYTEYVARTGHEAPGLRS is encoded by the coding sequence ATGATTCGTATCGAGAATATCAGCAAGCAGCTCAGTCACCGGATCCTCTTCATCGAGGCTTCCGCAGCGCTCAACAAGGGCGAGAAGATCGGTCTCGTCGGTCCGAACGGCGCCGGCAAGACGACGATCTTCCGGATGATCAACGGCGAAGAGCAGCCCGACGAGGGCCAGGTCTCCTGTGAGAAGGGCGTCACGATCGGCTACTTCAACCAGGATGTCGGCGAAATGGCCGGCCACAGCGCCGTCGCCGAGGTGATGAATGGCGCAGGCCCGGTCAGTATCGTTGCCGCCGAGCTGAGGGAGTTGGAAGCCGCCATGGTCGACCCCGACCGGGCCGGCGACATGGAAGAGATCATCGAGCGTTACGGTGAGGTGCAGGCCCGTTATGAGGAACTGGACGGCTATGCGCTCGACGGGCGCGCCCGCGAAGTGCTGGCGGGCCTGAGCTTCAGCCAGGAGATGATGGACGGCGACGTCGGTGCGCTGTCGGGCGGCTGGAAGATGCGCGTGGCGCTTGCCCGCATCCTGCTAATGCGTCCCGACGTCATGCTGCTCGACGAGCCGAGCAACCATCTCGATCTCGAAAGCCTGATCTGGCTGGAGGAGTTCCTGAAGGGCTATGAAGGCGCGTTGCTGATGACGTCGCACGACCGCGAATTCATGAACCGCATCGTCAACAAGATCCTCGAGATCGACGCCGGTTCGCTGACCTCCTATTCCGGCGACTATGAATTCTACGAGCAACAGCGGGCGCAGAACGAAAAGCAGCAGCAGGCGCAGTTCGAACGCCAGCAGGCGATGCTCGCCAAGGAAATCAAGTTCATCGAGCGGTTCAAGGCGCGCGCATCGCATGCCTCGCAGGTGCAGAGCCGCGTGAAAAAGCTGGAGAAGATCGACCGGGTCGAGCCGCCCAAGCGCCGCCAGTCGGTCGCCTTCGAATTCCAGCCGGCGCCCCGCTCCGGTGAAGACGTGGTCAACCTGAAGAACGTCCATAAGAAATACGGCAGCCGAAGCATCTATGAGGGGCTTGATTTCATGGTGCGGCGCAGGGAGCGCTGGTGCATCATGGGCATCAACGGCGCCGGAAAATCGACGCTGCTGAAGCTGGTGACCGGCACGACCGCGCCCGATCAGGGCAGCGTCGCTCTCGGCGCCAGCGTCAAGATGGGTTACTTCGCCCAGCACGCCATGGACATTCTCGACGGCGAACGCACCGTCTTCCAATCGCTGGAAGACCGTTTCCCCCAGGCGGGGCAGGGGCCTTTGCGCGCGCTTGCCGGATGTTTCGGCTTTTCCGGCGACGATGTGGAGAAAAGGTGCCGGGTGCTTTCGGGCGGTGAAAAGGCCCGGCTGGTCATGGCCATGATGCTGTTCGATCCGCCGAACCTGCTTGTGCTCGACGAGCCGACGAACCATCTCGACCTCGACACCAAGGAAATGCTCATCAAGGCGCTCTCTCAATATGAGGGCACCATGTTGTTTGTCTCGCACGACCGGCATTTCCTGGCGGCGCTCTCCAACCGCGTTCTGGAGCTGACGCCTGACGGCATCCACCAGTATGGCGGCGGCTACACCGAATATGTAGCGCGCACCGGCCATGAGGCGCCCGGCCTGCGGAGCTGA